The Eubacterium sp. MSJ-33 genomic sequence ACCTTCTTAATCATATTCAGTGACGAATATCCAGTTCCAAAATCATCGATGGATGTGGAGATTCCCTCCCGTCGAAGTCCGTTTACGATTTCAGACATAATCTCATAATTCTGGAAATCCTCACTCTCCGTCAGCTCAATCTCAATATAGCGATGATCAATATCATACTTATCAATTATATTTACAATCTTTCTTACAAGATAATCTTCCTCCAGATGTTTTCTGGAAAAATTCACAGAGATACAAGGAACTATTCTCCCTTCATCCAATCTTTTCCGAATAAACCGACAAGACTCCTCAAGCACATAATAATCCAGCTTGCACACACTGCCTTCCCGCTCAAGCTGTGGAATAAACCGCATTGGTGGAATGAGCTGTCCTTCATGCAGCCAGCGTACCAACGCCTCTGCGCCACAAATCTTATGTGTATTCACATCGACCTTTGGCTGATAATATACGATAAACTCATGTGCTTCAAGTGCCGGTATAAATCCTGAGATAATGCTTTGCGTCTCCATCAGTTTATTTTTTATTTCCTGCGAATACTTTGCCACGCTTCCGCTGCCATGCTGTCTTGCCGCCTGATAAGCAATGCTTGCGCGCGCCATGACATCCCGCGGAGTCTGAATATCATACAGCTCGCTATATCCAATCGTTGCCCCAAATATAAATTCCTTTTCCTTCTGTTCAGTCTTGTGATACAAGCGAATATTCTGCAACTTCGTCAGAATAATTCCCTGTCTGTTATTCTTTACCAAAGCAACAAAATTATCTCCGCCAAGCCGGGCAACAATTTCATCGTCAAGTATCAGTTTATCTATCATACCTGCATAATTCCGTAAAATAACATCACCTTCGGAATAAGGAAAAATCTTATTGACATATTTAAAATTATGCACATTGAAAAATAGCGCCGTATAATTCTGAATCTGCCCCTGCGCAAGCTGCTTGCCGATAAACTGCATAAATGCAGCCTGATTGGCAACACCGGTCATCATATCGGTCTGCAGAACACCCTGCAGTAATTCCTGCATCATTACATGGCTGAACTGAAGATAGATTTCTTCATACACCAGTTTCTGTGTCTCAAGCGCTTCCTTCGTGTATGTTACGTCTACGCGTGGATAAACTGTAATCGTAAACGTTCCACCATCTGGCAATGTAAATACATGATACTGCTGCCTTCCATACGCATCTTTTTTGCTGTCAAATAATGTTCCTACAATATGCTGTCCCCGTGGGCGAATCCTGGATGCCGGTGCATCCAGTTCGTACTTTACTTTTCCAAGCTGAAAATCCTCCGCTATAATCGCAAGTGCCTGTGCTACATTCTTCTCGCACTGTTCCAGCTTCCCTACACTTCGATGCAATACTTCAAAAAAATTTTTGTATTTTTCACTAAAACGTAACTCTTCACCCATTTTTCTTCCTCTCTATCTCCGTCAAGAGAACAATGTCTCCACACTCTCCACATCAAAAGTTACATGTTCTGCATGCTCCACCTCAATCTGATATAACGCATTTGCAGCCAGATGCTCTGCCGCCTGCTCAATATCACGAATACCTGTTGTATTCTCGAACTGACGAATAACTGCATCAAGTCCTTCATCCGTTACCACACACTCATCATCACGTAATCCAATCCGTTTCAATACTTTCGGCATCGCAAACTTTGTGAATATGATTTTCTTCTCTTCAAATGTATAATCCGGAATATCTATCACAGCAAATCTCGACATAATAGGCGCACTGATATCTTCTTTGTTATTCGCTGTCGCAATCGGATAGACACCTGTCGTCGGTACCATACACTCCATATAGTTATCCGTAAATCCCAGGTTATCTAAAAGCGTAAGCAGCACATCTGCCGGATTTCCATTTCCCTTTCCAGATGCTGCCTTATCCAACTCGTTGATGATAAATACCAGATTTGACTCCCCCGCATTCGAGAATGCCTCCATGATAATTCCCGGTTTTGCATTTGCATAAATACGTGAACTTCCAGTTAGCTGTTCCGGATCTTTGATGGAACTCATATCCAGAGTTGTCCATGGCAGTTTCAAAATACGCGCAACTGCATATGCAATCTGCGATTTACCCGTACCTGCAGGTCCAACCAGGAGTAATCCATACGCCGGTAATGTATGTGTACGGTTAATCTGGATAATCGTCTCCATAATTCTCTGCTTCACACGCTCAAGCCCATATAATTCTTCATCCAATATTTTCCGCGCCCATACCGGATCGATTGCTTCGAAATAATTGCTCTTCCACTGTACATTTAACATAATAGAAAGCGCGCGCTGTGCATGTCGCCGCTCCTCCTGAGACACCTCGCTTGACCGTGCCACAGCAAGATTCCGGCGTGCCCAGAGACGAATATTATCCGGCATCGTCTTTCCCGCACACATCATAAAATCTGAAATACTCTGCAGGCTTGTCAGCTTCATCTCATCTCCGGCTTCCTCTGCATCCTCGTCTTCTTCAACTTCCTCTGCAGCATCACTGGCAAGCAGACGCTCGATCATAAACTGTAAGAATCCATCTTCTGCTGAAAGCTTGGCTGCCCCGCCATACGCAGTTTCACGGATTTTATAAACCGCATAGCCGTCGTCCAGATTCTGTCCTGACAGGCGGATTGGTATCCGGTTATCCCCCAGCCATTTAATCAGGCTGATAAACCGCGCATCCACACGCAGAATATCCGCAGACCATGTTCCATCTGTATCATTGAATTCGAACGCTGTACGTTTGCTCTGATTCGCAAACATGCCGGACGCATGATGCGCCCATTTACGGCTTGTATTATCTAAAACTAATATTGGTTCCTCTGGTGTTTTTTCTTTTGCATCCGAAAGAAAAGATGTGTATGTACAAACAGGTTTCGCCTGTTCCTTTGATGAACTCGATGAACTTGAAAAATCAAAAACTGGCATATGAAAATGTCCTCTCCGCATTCGTTTATTTTTATTATTGCCCCTCTTCAATCATCCGTCACAGATAATTGAAACGCTCGTCTATAATCAGAGCGCATACATATTCTATGAAACCACATTTTTACTAATTTTACAATATATAGATTGGGAATTTGTCAGTATTTTACAAGCAAAAAATACACCTCTAAATATTATTTATAACATCTAAAAGTGTATTTTTATTTCTGAGCATCTGCTCCTATGCAATTCTGTCTATTCTTTTTTCCGCAACATCCTTCGCCCGCGTGTTTTTCTTTTTGATTCGCGCCTGTCCATCCTTGTCCAGCACAATGATATTTGTTTTTTTGCTGACATTCTTCATATACAGTTCTGCCAGAATCTGCATCGTGCTATCAACCAGCATATTCTCCAGCATACGACATCCGTACTTTCCGTTTGCCTCCTTCAAAAGCTGCTCCCGAAATGCTTCTGTGATCTGGATTGAATATCCGATTGATCCTGAGATTTTATCCACATGCTCATCGATGATCTCATTCACCATCTTTCTTGGCAGACGGTAATAATTCGCAATGACCTGAAACCGGCCAAGCAACTCGTAAGACGCTCCCAGATCAATCATCTCCTGTCGGCTGATCGGATGATAGTGATCTGCCTGTTCGACTTTGGCTGTCGCTCCAAATCCAAGACCACCGTGCTTTGTCTCGCGTTTTGCTCTGCATGCATCAAAAGATCCAAGTCCGATAAACAACGTGTTGTTCGTGTCAATCACATGGCCCTGATTTTCGACCTTGCGTCCCTCGATCAATGTCAAAATCTGCGCCTGCACAGCCGAGTTCACATTGTTTCCTCCACTTGTAAAAGAAGGAGACAATTTCTTATCAAACTCATCCATGAAGACGATTCCGATTCCATCCGGTTCTTTCACATTGAGCAATGGCTTGACGATATCCACCGTATCCGGTCCTTTGAAGCCCTCTTCTGTGATAGATGTCATATCACACTGTACCACTGGCAATCCGGGAATCTTCTCTTCAAAGAAATCACGTAACGCCCGATAGGTCTCTGTCTTCCCACAACCGGAAGGTGCGGCAAGAAGAATGTTACTGTGAAATGGCCGTCTCTCTGCGATGCACTGCATGTAATAATACACGCCTGCCAAAACCTTCGACAGCTCCGGCTGTCCTTTGACACGTGCCTCCACATACGAAAGCATCTCCGAAAAAGGTGTTTTCTCCAGAAAAGTCTTCACACTTTTCCGCATCATGGTCCATCCATTTGCTGGTACCTCTGATGTTTCAAGTTCCATCTCCTCGTCCGGTTCGTCATCGTAGATGTCATATTCATCGAACAAATCAGGCTCCAACTCATTCTCTGATGGTTCTGTCTCTTTTGCTTCTGCTTTATCCCATGGATACTTTGTCTCTCCCGATTTCACCTCATCCCATGGATACTTTTTTTCTTCAGTACGTTTCAGTCTTGACACACGCATCTTTAAAAACTGCCCATATGTACATGCAAGACGCGTGCCTTTGATATCCGAATTGATGATATCCGTGTCAGATTTCTGCGTGGAATATCCCAGATAAGAAACCTCTTTTGTCTTCTCATTCAAAATATAGAATAAGTAAATAAGATTCTGCGGAATCTGCATTACACGCTGCACTCTCTCACACTGCTCCCGAATCACGCCATCTTTATCCAACCAGAAGTCCGTTAGATTTCCCTTCCAAAAAGTAGGACCCTTCATCCGAAGTCGTGTCGGTGTCACCTCGCTCAGCTTCATGACCTGAAGATTCTCCATGACAATGCTGCGAAACCGTTTATGCACAATCTTCAAGTAGGCATCGATGTTTTCCTTCGTTTCTTCTCTATCCAAAACCGCATAGATATTCGCATATCCGGGTCTATTTCCGGGATATTCATACAGAATAACCGCGCCTTTTGGAAATCCATATTTCAAATCATCGTACTTCAACTCATTCGGTGTTTCAAAAACTTTTCTTTCATCTGTCATCCGTACCACGCTCCGTTTCTCTAATACCTGTCTCGTTTCTACGTTGTCTAGTATATCGGACCGCACTACGTTTGTCATTGAACGCCTGGTTTAATCTTTCTTATATTGTAATCCTAACCGTGCAGCTTCTTCCCGGACAGTATCAGCTGCCATACCGAAACAATCCTTTTCTGGTTGTTTCGGCAGCCGGTCAGTTATTCTATATCCTCCAGTTCCTCTAGGGCGTCCCAGTAATTCTCCATCCAAGCCGCCTGCTTCTCAAAATCAACAGATGCCTTCAAGACCTCTTCCAAAACCACAGACGTACCCGGTGCACGCAACAAGCCATCTGCTCCGACAACTGCCAATCCCCCAACATCAAGCTTCCTCGCATACATCAAAGAGTCTTCCATCATCACGATCGTTGTCTCCCCTGTTTCCGCTTCCAGTACCACCCGTACCATCGGTTCCTGTCCTTCCGGTCTGCCCTCGCAGCCAAAATCTTCCTCATCAATTCGAATTATCTTGTATACCTGTTCTTCCATATTAATCTACCCGTTTCTTGCCCCAGAAGAACAATGCAACAGTTCCCGGTCCTGTATGACTTCCAATCGTCGTTCCAATATGATTGATCTCAACCTTCCCATTTAACTTCGGGAACTTCGCTTCTATCAGATCTGCAACCGCACGTGCATCCTCATAACAGGCCGACTGCGAAATATAACATTTACCTGAATAATCAAGTCCATCCTCGGCGCATTCCACCATCCGGTCCACGATTGCCTGAATAACCTTCTTCTTTGTACGAATCTTATATCTTGGAATCAGTTTTCCCTCATAATCCACATTCAAAAGTGGGCAGATGTTGAGCACAGATCCTATAAATCCAGCCGTCTTTGTCACACGGCCCCCTTTAATAAAAAACGTCAGATCCGAGGTAAAGAACCAATGATTCAGATTCAATTTATGCTCTTCCACAAAATCGCGTACTTCATCAATCGTCTTCCCCTGCGCCCGGAGTTCTGAAAGCTTATCCATCAACAGACCATAGCCCGATGAAGCGGCCAGAGAATCCACAACATAGATCTTACGATCCGGGAACTCCTCCTGCAATGTCTCTTTTGCAATATTAGCTGAATTGATAACACCACTGATTCCGGAAGAAAGACTCACATGCAAAATATCAAGTCCCTTCTCCAGAAAAGATCGGAAATACTCTTCAAACTCCTCTGCATTCACCTGCGATGTTTTCGTATCCGCACCATTTGCCATACGTGAATAGAACTCATCGAACGGAATGCTGACACCAAGATTATCTTCATATTGCTTCCCATCTAACTCAAAATGAAAGCATATATATTTTACATCAATTGCATCAAAATGTTCCTTTGAAAGATCGGCGGTTGAACAACAGCTAATTACATAATTACCCATAAACAAGTTCTCCTTATCTGTATTCATTATGTTGCCAATACTGGCACATCTGCTTCTATCATAGCCAATTTTCCATTAAAAATCAATCTTCATTCCAGCCTTCTGTTCTTAATTCTGCCCGAAATTGAATCCGTCTAAACGAAGATAACCGTCTAAACTGAATCTCACAGACCTGTGCATCCAAAGTGATTTTCAAAGTCCGCATACTTCCGACAGTCTATTTCTTATGCTGCTGTGTTTACATGTTTGCTATTACAAGATACTGCTTCTTTATTTTTTTCCATTGTCTTGGTGTTTGCATGTATCTTACAGGCAGTCACCTTATTTACCACAGGTGCACTTACATGTTCGTCCTCCATATTTGCCTGTTTCACAAGACGTCCTGCTAAAAATGCAATAACTAACAGCATCGCTCCAAATAACGGCATAGAGATAACAATCATCCCCCCCATCACCGCACTGCACACATAGATTCCTTCTATAAATTTGTTACTATTTACATATTTTCTCATCTTCATGTACTTCCTTTCTTTCAATCGAATCTTATTATTTTCGTTTTCTTGTACCTATCTTACCTTTTTATGTGTACAAAAAAACTCCCTCGCAAAAAATAAATGTAAATACTAATAAATTTATATTCATCTCTATAATTTTCTTTTATATATGGTACAATAACTCTAATTAATTTTATGAAAGAAACCATAAAGGGGGAATTTCATGAGTAATATCATTGATTATATAAAATGGCGCGGAGATCTAACCTTCGCTCAGGATCCATTTAATGAGATTGATAACCTGATCTTATCGCAATTAGTGTATATAGAATTAGACAGCATCGTATCATCTGACATAGGGTGCCCCATCTGTCTGCTTGATGCTGCCCAAAAATTTTTCAAGCAAAATAGCGAACAGAAATTACTCAATCATGTTTCTATGACTAAAAATGCCGTTTTTGTCTTCAAAGAAATGGCAAAAAGCAACCGCTTTAAAAATTTAAAATTATCCCGCTATGTCAATGATATCAATGAACAGGAACAATCACAGTTTTCCGCTATCACCATCCAGCTTGATGATACCAGCATGTATGTTGCCTTTTCCGGCACAGATGCAACGCTCATCGGCTGGCACGAAGATTTTAATATGCTCTATCTAAAGCAGACACCCGGACAGGAAAAAGCTCTCGCCTATCTAAATGCATTAACCGGTTCTGATTCCAAGCTTCGATTAGGCGGCCACTCAAAAGGAGGCAACTTTGCAATCTACGCAGGTATGTATTGCAAATCTTCTATTCGTGATCGAATCACCTTCATATACAATAACGATGGACCTGGATTTTCAAAGGATGTTGTTGAAAGTAGTGCCTATCAAAATCTGTTACCTGTTATTATGACAATTGTCCCGGAATCTTCTGTTGTTGGTCGGTTGTTTGAACACCAAGAGGACTATATTGTTGTCAAAAGTGAAAATAAAGGATTAAAACAGCACGATGCCATGTCATGGGAAGTTCTCGGAAATCATTTTGTTCACGCAGTCACCCCGGCCAATCAAAGTCTGCTTGCTAATCAGGCAATCCATGAGTGGATCGCACTGATTCCCAGAGAAAAAAGAAAAGAAATCGTAGAAGCTGTTTTTCAGATATTAGATGCTGCCGGAATCCAAACCGTGGATGACTTTCT encodes the following:
- a CDS encoding AAA family ATPase; translation: MPVFDFSSSSSSSKEQAKPVCTYTSFLSDAKEKTPEEPILVLDNTSRKWAHHASGMFANQSKRTAFEFNDTDGTWSADILRVDARFISLIKWLGDNRIPIRLSGQNLDDGYAVYKIRETAYGGAAKLSAEDGFLQFMIERLLASDAAEEVEEDEDAEEAGDEMKLTSLQSISDFMMCAGKTMPDNIRLWARRNLAVARSSEVSQEERRHAQRALSIMLNVQWKSNYFEAIDPVWARKILDEELYGLERVKQRIMETIIQINRTHTLPAYGLLLVGPAGTGKSQIAYAVARILKLPWTTLDMSSIKDPEQLTGSSRIYANAKPGIIMEAFSNAGESNLVFIINELDKAASGKGNGNPADVLLTLLDNLGFTDNYMECMVPTTGVYPIATANNKEDISAPIMSRFAVIDIPDYTFEEKKIIFTKFAMPKVLKRIGLRDDECVVTDEGLDAVIRQFENTTGIRDIEQAAEHLAANALYQIEVEHAEHVTFDVESVETLFS
- a CDS encoding Mbeg1-like protein, with amino-acid sequence MSNIIDYIKWRGDLTFAQDPFNEIDNLILSQLVYIELDSIVSSDIGCPICLLDAAQKFFKQNSEQKLLNHVSMTKNAVFVFKEMAKSNRFKNLKLSRYVNDINEQEQSQFSAITIQLDDTSMYVAFSGTDATLIGWHEDFNMLYLKQTPGQEKALAYLNALTGSDSKLRLGGHSKGGNFAIYAGMYCKSSIRDRITFIYNNDGPGFSKDVVESSAYQNLLPVIMTIVPESSVVGRLFEHQEDYIVVKSENKGLKQHDAMSWEVLGNHFVHAVTPANQSLLANQAIHEWIALIPREKRKEIVEAVFQILDAAGIQTVDDFLTLKLKDIRTIIQTKKKLPRETSDSISDAAFLLIKIMIKTFSAS
- a CDS encoding DegV family protein translates to MGNYVISCCSTADLSKEHFDAIDVKYICFHFELDGKQYEDNLGVSIPFDEFYSRMANGADTKTSQVNAEEFEEYFRSFLEKGLDILHVSLSSGISGVINSANIAKETLQEEFPDRKIYVVDSLAASSGYGLLMDKLSELRAQGKTIDEVRDFVEEHKLNLNHWFFTSDLTFFIKGGRVTKTAGFIGSVLNICPLLNVDYEGKLIPRYKIRTKKKVIQAIVDRMVECAEDGLDYSGKCYISQSACYEDARAVADLIEAKFPKLNGKVEINHIGTTIGSHTGPGTVALFFWGKKRVD
- a CDS encoding AAA family ATPase, translating into MTNVVRSDILDNVETRQVLEKRSVVRMTDERKVFETPNELKYDDLKYGFPKGAVILYEYPGNRPGYANIYAVLDREETKENIDAYLKIVHKRFRSIVMENLQVMKLSEVTPTRLRMKGPTFWKGNLTDFWLDKDGVIREQCERVQRVMQIPQNLIYLFYILNEKTKEVSYLGYSTQKSDTDIINSDIKGTRLACTYGQFLKMRVSRLKRTEEKKYPWDEVKSGETKYPWDKAEAKETEPSENELEPDLFDEYDIYDDEPDEEMELETSEVPANGWTMMRKSVKTFLEKTPFSEMLSYVEARVKGQPELSKVLAGVYYYMQCIAERRPFHSNILLAAPSGCGKTETYRALRDFFEEKIPGLPVVQCDMTSITEEGFKGPDTVDIVKPLLNVKEPDGIGIVFMDEFDKKLSPSFTSGGNNVNSAVQAQILTLIEGRKVENQGHVIDTNNTLFIGLGSFDACRAKRETKHGGLGFGATAKVEQADHYHPISRQEMIDLGASYELLGRFQVIANYYRLPRKMVNEIIDEHVDKISGSIGYSIQITEAFREQLLKEANGKYGCRMLENMLVDSTMQILAELYMKNVSKKTNIIVLDKDGQARIKKKNTRAKDVAEKRIDRIA
- a CDS encoding putative bifunctional diguanylate cyclase/phosphodiesterase, translated to MGEELRFSEKYKNFFEVLHRSVGKLEQCEKNVAQALAIIAEDFQLGKVKYELDAPASRIRPRGQHIVGTLFDSKKDAYGRQQYHVFTLPDGGTFTITVYPRVDVTYTKEALETQKLVYEEIYLQFSHVMMQELLQGVLQTDMMTGVANQAAFMQFIGKQLAQGQIQNYTALFFNVHNFKYVNKIFPYSEGDVILRNYAGMIDKLILDDEIVARLGGDNFVALVKNNRQGIILTKLQNIRLYHKTEQKEKEFIFGATIGYSELYDIQTPRDVMARASIAYQAARQHGSGSVAKYSQEIKNKLMETQSIISGFIPALEAHEFIVYYQPKVDVNTHKICGAEALVRWLHEGQLIPPMRFIPQLEREGSVCKLDYYVLEESCRFIRKRLDEGRIVPCISVNFSRKHLEEDYLVRKIVNIIDKYDIDHRYIEIELTESEDFQNYEIMSEIVNGLRREGISTSIDDFGTGYSSLNMIKKVDLNVIKIDKSFIPLETEYPGKETDMTMFVSIVNLVRKLGKKTIAEGVETKEQLQYLKEVGCDIVQGYVFDKPMPEEEFAVRLEQGYKDGE